The nucleotide sequence GCGGACGAGCAGTTCGTCTTCGGAAGGCTTAGGCGCATCGGCCGCATATTCTGCAAATGCCTGCCGAAAATTTTCGATTTTATCTTCTTCAATTTTGAGGCCTGCTGCAGCCTGGTGACCACCATAGCGGACCAGATGTGCCGAACACGAGGAAAAACCTGCATGGAGATCAAATCCGGCAAAAGATCGTGCGGAACCTTGCCCGGTGCGTGTGGTCGCATCCAGGGCTATCAATACTGTCGGTTTTTCAAAATGCTCCGAAACCCGATTCGCAACAATACCAATGACTCCGGGATGCCAGTCTGCATGCGCAAGTACCAGCGTGTGATGCTCTTCCCATTCCGCATTTTCTTCGACCATTTCCTTGGCCTGTTTGAAAATGCGTCGTTCTACCGTCCGGCGATTTTTATTGAGTTCATCAAGATACGCAGCCAACTGAGAGGCACGATCCTGGTTACTGGTGGTCAACAGTTCGACTGCCAGGCGGGCCTGTCCCAGGCGACCGGCGGCATTCAGACGAGGTGCGATCGCGAACCCGATGTCTTCTGTATCCAGCATCTGCCCCGCTTTGATTTCTGCAACTTTCATCAATTCCTGTAATCCCAGCGGCGCCCGTTCTGCCAGTGCACTCAGCCCGTAGCGGACCAGGATCCGGTTCTCGCCCACCAAAGGCACGACATCAGCGATCGTACCGATGGCCGCCAGTCCGACGGCACACTTGAGATATTCTCGCATCTGCGGCGATGCTTTCTGACCATCTCCCAGTTTCTGACAGACCGCCCACGCCAGTTTTAAAGCCACACCAGCTCCGCAAAGATGGGGGAACTCGTAATCACTGTCAGGAAGTCGCGGATGGACCAGGCAGTCTGCTGCCGGTAATTCATCCGCCATCTGATGGTGATCGGTAATAATCAGTTCCAGGCCCAGTTCCCGAGCCAGAGCAGCTTCCTGCACACTGGTAATTCCACAGTCGACCGTGATCAGCAATCGCTGCGGGTCTTCCTCGTGCAACTGTCGAATCGCGTCACAGTTTAAGCCATATCCATCATCGAGTCGGTTGGGAATGAAGTAGTCACACTTTCCATTTGCCAGCGTGATGCATTGCAGAAGAATGCTGGTTGCCGTCATTCCGTCTACATCATAATCGCCATAGATGGTGATGCGACGTTTGTCTTTGAGCGCGGCGACAATTCGATCCGAGGCGGTTTCGACGCCAGGCATGGAACCGGGTTCCAGCAACTCGGTCATCCGGGCATCAATAAAGCTTCGCGCAGCGGCAGCGTCCTGAAGTCCTCGGGCAATCAAGACCTGCGCCAGTAAGGGCGAGATTCGCATTTCAGAACTGAGGCGGCGTACCTGTGATTCATCATGGGGGGCAAAACGCCAGTTTTGAGTCATCCCTGCTCTCGATTCAATGCTTAAAGTTCAAAATCAGAAGTACAGCGCTTATCAATTAAAACAGAGTCGTGTCCGCCTGTCAAAACAGCAGGTTTCTCTAAAAGTACAAAAAGTGAGACTGTTTGTTTGGATTCAGAGAGATCGAACCTGAATTGCCCGAACTTTGTCTGTGCAGAAAGCAGGATAGCAGCATAATCGGCTCAATCGAACTGATCATCAAGGTAGAAATCGGAGATAACAGTGACCTGACTTGTCGGGACCCTGCTTCCTGACTAAACTGTGGGCTGCTATCGATTTCACGATACTTCTGTAACTGATTGAAATACGAATTAAGGTTTTGGGATGAAACACGTTCTTTCTGCTCTTGTAATGAATCAACCGGGTGTACTGGCCCATATTTCGGGGATGCTCGCCTCGCGCGCCTTCAATATCGAGAGCCTGGCCGTCGGCGAAACTGAAGAACCTGAATTTTCCCGAATTACTTTTGTCGTAGGTGATTACAGCAAGCTCGATCAGGTCCGAAAACAACTGGAAAAGCTGGTCACTGTTGTGAAAGTGGTTGACTTTTCCGGTCAGGATTTTGTGGAACGTGACCTGATGTTGATGAAAGTCTCGGCACCTGGCAAAACACGATCAGAAATTCGTGAATTAGTCGAAATTTTCCGTGCGAAAATCGTTGACGTGAGCACTGAAAACGTGATGATCGAAATCTCCGGTCAGGAATCTAAAATCAATGCATTCATTGATGTTATGCGACCGTTTGGAATACTGGAGATCGTACGTACAGGACGAATTGCCCTGTTACGTTCAGAAACAGTGAAAGCAGATGTGGATTCAGAGACTGTGGAAACAGTTTAAATCGTCCACCAGAACAAACTACGCAAGCTGTAAATGACGGTTGCATTGTTCTCTCCGGGCAGGATGTTGTTTCTCAAAAAGCAACAACTGATGGCCCAAGTTCCCATAGAAGTAGATCTGGTTCTGCTTCTCTCAGCCTTACATGAAAATAACAAGAGATCAGGATTATGGCAGTAACAATTTATTACGATGACGACGCAGATTTGTCTTTGTTGAAAGACAAGACGATTGCCATTCTTGGCTACGGAAGCCAGGGACATGCACAGGCGCAAAACCTTCGCGACAGTGGCTGCAATGTCATTATTGGGCAGCGCAAAGGGAGCGAAAACTACGATCTGGCCGTCAGCCATGGTTTCGAACCAGTCTCGATCGCAGAAGCAACAAAACAAGGCGATCTGATTAACATCCTGCTGCCAGACGAAGTTCAAGGCGACCTCTACAAAACAGAAATTCTGCCGAACCTCAGCAAGGGGAACCTCCTGCTCTGCTCACATGGTTTCAACATTCATTTTAATCAGGTTGTTCCACCAGTTGGTGTTGATGCTGCTCTGGTTGCTCCTAAAGGACCTGGCCATCTGGTACGCAGCGAATACGTCAAAGGGGGCGGTGTTCCCTCTCTGATTGCTCTGGTTGATGGCGCCGCTGAAAGTACCCGCCAGCTCGCTTTAGCTTACGCCAAAGGTATTGGTGGTACACGTGGTGGTGTGATTGAAACCTCATTCGCGGAAGAAACAGAAACAGACCTCTTCGGTGAGCAGGTTGTACTCTGCGGTGGTGTCAGTGAACTGGTCAAAGCCGGCTTTGACACTCTGGTGGAAGCCGGATATCAGCCAGAAATGGCTTACTTCGAATGTATGCATGAGCTGAAACTGATCGTGGACC is from Gimesia maris and encodes:
- the recJ gene encoding single-stranded-DNA-specific exonuclease RecJ, which codes for MTQNWRFAPHDESQVRRLSSEMRISPLLAQVLIARGLQDAAAARSFIDARMTELLEPGSMPGVETASDRIVAALKDKRRITIYGDYDVDGMTATSILLQCITLANGKCDYFIPNRLDDGYGLNCDAIRQLHEEDPQRLLITVDCGITSVQEAALARELGLELIITDHHQMADELPAADCLVHPRLPDSDYEFPHLCGAGVALKLAWAVCQKLGDGQKASPQMREYLKCAVGLAAIGTIADVVPLVGENRILVRYGLSALAERAPLGLQELMKVAEIKAGQMLDTEDIGFAIAPRLNAAGRLGQARLAVELLTTSNQDRASQLAAYLDELNKNRRTVERRIFKQAKEMVEENAEWEEHHTLVLAHADWHPGVIGIVANRVSEHFEKPTVLIALDATTRTGQGSARSFAGFDLHAGFSSCSAHLVRYGGHQAAAGLKIEEDKIENFRQAFAEYAADAPKPSEDELLVRIDAEVCLNEITKQAVRELDCLGPFGQENPRPQFVATRVQLAEPPRTMGEGGRHLSLVFQQHNTKIRAIAFGKGEWATQMDEDGGPFSISFAPGINRFRGFESVQLQLKDWVSEKSEASIPS
- the ilvN gene encoding acetolactate synthase small subunit, coding for MKHVLSALVMNQPGVLAHISGMLASRAFNIESLAVGETEEPEFSRITFVVGDYSKLDQVRKQLEKLVTVVKVVDFSGQDFVERDLMLMKVSAPGKTRSEIRELVEIFRAKIVDVSTENVMIEISGQESKINAFIDVMRPFGILEIVRTGRIALLRSETVKADVDSETVETV
- the ilvC gene encoding ketol-acid reductoisomerase produces the protein MAVTIYYDDDADLSLLKDKTIAILGYGSQGHAQAQNLRDSGCNVIIGQRKGSENYDLAVSHGFEPVSIAEATKQGDLINILLPDEVQGDLYKTEILPNLSKGNLLLCSHGFNIHFNQVVPPVGVDAALVAPKGPGHLVRSEYVKGGGVPSLIALVDGAAESTRQLALAYAKGIGGTRGGVIETSFAEETETDLFGEQVVLCGGVSELVKAGFDTLVEAGYQPEMAYFECMHELKLIVDLFYEGGLNYMRYSVSNTAEYGDYSSGPRIITDETRQEMKKILTEIQTGEFAKNWLLENKANQASFKAIRRLNRQHPIETVGKELRRMMSWIDSKEV